One genomic region from Ralstonia pseudosolanacearum encodes:
- a CDS encoding HYD1 signature containing ADP-ribosyltransferase family protein, with translation MNASAGLSRSEVIGYDNEGNPLTVLRVPPPVWGKGPTSNSPSTLYHYTNEAGMTGILESGVLRPSLKALNPNDVRYGNGQYLSDLVPGTLTPAQLSRNFINNPFQGARYTNFVAIDVSGLNVIMGRPGVFVVPNEIPLNINGRIIDSGKVTGK, from the coding sequence ATGAATGCGAGCGCGGGGCTATCGCGCAGTGAAGTCATTGGGTATGACAACGAGGGCAATCCGCTTACCGTGCTGAGGGTGCCTCCGCCGGTGTGGGGGAAGGGACCAACGAGCAATTCACCCTCAACCTTGTATCACTATACAAATGAAGCTGGAATGACGGGGATCTTGGAGTCTGGTGTATTGCGGCCCTCGCTGAAGGCACTCAATCCGAATGATGTTCGGTATGGAAATGGTCAATATCTCTCGGATCTTGTGCCAGGAACTTTGACGCCCGCTCAATTATCCAGAAATTTCATTAATAACCCGTTTCAAGGTGCTAGATATACAAACTTTGTTGCAATTGATGTCAGTGGCTTGAATGTTATAATGGGCAGGCCTGGGGTATTCGTGGTCCCTAATGAGATCCCATTGAA
- a CDS encoding DUF1993 domain-containing protein, which translates to MTTPSMYAFLVPGVNRMLGNLSALLDKGAAHAEAKQFDVANLLTSRLAPDMHPLTRQVQIACDMAKSGAARLTGTELPRYPDVETTIPELKARIAKTLAFVNGIDPASFAGSEDRAITLQAPSGELNFTGLDFLRGFVLPNLHFHVTIAYALLRHAGVEIGKLDYIGRPD; encoded by the coding sequence ATGACCACACCTTCGATGTACGCCTTCCTCGTTCCGGGCGTGAACCGCATGCTCGGCAATCTTTCCGCCTTGCTGGACAAGGGCGCCGCCCACGCGGAAGCCAAGCAATTCGATGTGGCCAACCTGCTGACGTCGCGTCTCGCGCCGGACATGCATCCGCTCACGCGCCAGGTGCAGATCGCGTGCGACATGGCCAAGAGCGGCGCGGCCCGGCTGACGGGAACGGAGCTGCCCCGCTACCCCGATGTGGAAACGACGATTCCCGAGCTCAAGGCCCGCATCGCCAAGACGCTGGCGTTCGTCAACGGCATCGACCCGGCAAGCTTCGCCGGCAGCGAGGACCGCGCCATCACGCTGCAAGCGCCGAGCGGCGAACTCAATTTCACCGGACTGGATTTCCTGCGCGGCTTCGTGCTGCCCAACCTGCATTTCCACGTCACCATCGCGTATGCGCTGCTGCGGCATGCGGGAGTTGAGATCGGCAAGCTCGATTACATCGGCCGACCAGACTGA
- a CDS encoding DUF2059 domain-containing protein, which translates to MIRNLIAMAVGIALSTSVAAADRTEKIQKLMQLQGLSQMFEQQLASSREFSHKQADRTMAQVLAGLNADAAYRKRFQDAMEAFIADMQPPLSAGEMIAIWSRLFGAKFTDAELDQLIAFYASPLGQKDVAATRDALPAFNELLQARYKPVHERATAAFLQRIRQIRTECRCDKQ; encoded by the coding sequence TTGATCCGCAACCTGATTGCGATGGCGGTCGGCATCGCATTGTCCACGTCGGTCGCTGCCGCAGACCGCACCGAAAAAATCCAGAAGCTGATGCAGTTGCAGGGGCTGAGCCAGATGTTCGAGCAGCAGCTCGCCAGCAGCCGCGAGTTCAGCCACAAGCAGGCTGACCGGACGATGGCGCAGGTGCTGGCGGGCCTGAACGCGGACGCGGCCTACCGCAAGCGATTCCAGGACGCGATGGAAGCGTTCATCGCGGACATGCAGCCACCGTTGAGCGCCGGGGAGATGATCGCGATCTGGTCCCGGCTGTTTGGCGCCAAATTCACCGATGCGGAACTGGACCAACTGATCGCGTTCTATGCGTCGCCGCTCGGCCAGAAGGACGTGGCTGCCACGCGCGATGCGCTGCCGGCCTTCAACGAGCTGCTCCAGGCGAGGTACAAGCCGGTCCATGAGCGCGCCACGGCGGCTTTCCTGCAGCGCATTCGGCAGATCAGGACGGAATGCCGCTGCGATAAACAGTGA